TCGACGCGTATGCACAGGCTTTCACCAGCCTGACCCTCATCCTCCCTGCGCAGCTTCGGCTCAAACGATTGCCCCCCATCCTGAGGGCGGGCCTCGCTCATCGCTTATCATTATTCCAACATATTCCCGAAGCCGTATCGACTGCAAACCAGCCTGAAGGCCTTTCCAACAGCACGGCCAAACGTGATGACGAACGGTCACAAGCTGTTCCCAGCTTACAGTCAACGGAGTTTGCGTGATGTTTTCCAGATCACGCAGGTATCCTCCATATTTTGGGGCATCAAACGAAACGCACCCCACTTGATTTATCTCGCATGGATATCACTGCATATTTTTAATTAATCTCAATAAAACATGTATTTGCAAAAGCAGCGCCCAAACTAAATCAGAACAAATCAAAATACATTGACTCTTTGCTGCGGAATGTGTGTATATATCCACTGCGTATTGATTCTTAATGTCTATCAGGCTTATGGGGATTTGGAGAATATTTGCATACGAAAAACACGCAACTTTCATATTTTATCAATAAATTTAATGCAGTAACAACAGACATCGAAACAGAGACGTTGACCTGTCTTCTTACCGCATATAAATACCAAAGATATGAAATCAGGAGGTTTCTCACAACGCCCATAGCCAGTTCCATGCGACGCGGCAACAACGTTGATTTGCGTGACAATATCAAGCGGTAGGTTTACACGATGTTTGAGCAAAGATGTAATTCTTACCTACGCAATGCAAAGCTGTGCCACGCGGTATCGGTGTTCTTCTCTCTTTTCACTGTCCTCATCATTTTCAATTCAGACGCATACAACGCCGTCGTCGGAAACAGCGGATATGTTGAAATCCGCACATTGATCCAAAGCATGTGCTACTGTAGCATTGCCTTGATTATCAATTACATCATTTTCAACAATTCGTTCAATAACGACCAATTGGTCTGCATCCCTACCATTGACGAGCTCGTCAGGTGCTTCATAATTGCAACTATCGCCACCTCCCTTGTTCTGTTCATCATCGACAGTATTGTTTCTCACCAGATATTCTCCCCCCTGGCCGTCGTTTCATATCTGGTCGTCGGCACAGCCTTTCATTCATTTCTGATCAACACATCGTACCTTACAATCAAAAAGTTCAATTCCAGCAAGAAGAACAGACGCATCGTCCTCATGGTTGGCTCCAATAGGCATGCTGTGGAAATGGCCAGGTTTTTTGAAGAGAACCAGATACTCGGTTTCTACAACCTTGGATTCGTTGACGACGAGAACCACAGCGACGGGGAGGCGCGCCTGCTGAGCACCTTGGACAAGTTCGAAGATGTGATCCGCAACAACGTGATCGACTTCATCTTCATCCACTTGCCCATCCGATCATACTACGACAGCATATCCACAATCATCGAAAAAGCGGAATGCCAAGGTATCGCCGTCCACTATTTGAGCAACATTTTCGAACCTCGCAAAAGCAAGCTTGAGGCTTCGCGTGTCGGCTCAGTACACTCCATTGTCCTGCACACTGCCCCCACTGAGGACTGGAGAATTCGCACAAAGCGCGTCATTGACGTCATAATGGCTATCATCGGCATAATTGTTACATTGCCAATAATGGCAATATCCGCGCTGATAATCAAAATAACTGACAGAGGACCGATCATATTCAAGCAAAAGCGCGTTGGGTACAACAAGCGCATATTTAATGTCTACAAGTTGCGCACCATGTGTGTCGGCGCGGAAAGAATGAAGACGGACGTCGACCACCTCAACGAAATGGATGGGCCTGTTTTCAAGATCAAGTGTGACCCCAGAATAACGCGTTTTGGCAGGTTCCTTCGCAAGTACAGCATCGACGAGTTGCCTCAGTTCTTCAATGTCCTGCAAGGCGACATGAGCATCGTCGGCCCGCGCGCGATGGCCCTCACCGACTACCAGGGCTTCTCCGAGGATTGGCAGCGGAGGCGTTTTTCCATGCGCCCCGGACTGACGTGCTACTGGCAGATTCGCGGCCGCAACAAATTGCCTTTCAATGAATGGATGCGTTTGGACATGGAGTACATCGACAACTGGAACCTTCTTGAAGATTTCAAGATCATGCTCCTCACCATCCCGGAGATATTCCGAGGGGGAGGGATCTGAAATCTGGCCACTGATGTTGGTGTAAACAGTCGCACTGCGTATGCACAACATTCAAGGAAGCAAAATGAACACCAAAACCATCAAAATCCTTTCGCTCCTGCTGTTGGTGCTCTTTATGGCGTGTTCCTGCAGCAACGGAGGTCCCCGCCCCTCGATGGACCTCAAGAAACTTCCAACGGCTCCCGCGCAGCCAGAGGAGGTGAACGCCAGCACGTACGAGCTCGGCCCGGGCGACATCGTCGGCTTCACCTTCCTGAGCCGCATCCAGCAGAAGGACGACCCCTATCTGCTGCAGCGCGGCGACACGCTCCTCGTCGAGTACCACAGGCTCGAATACCTCAACCGCAACATCGTCATCCGCCCGGACGGCATGGTCAGCGTCCCCTACCTTGATGAGCTCAGGGCGGCGGACATCTCACCGTCGGCATTCTCCGCGAAGTTGGTGGAGGGGTACAAGCGCAAGAGGATCTTCCAGAATCCCGAGATCACGGTCAGCGTGGTCAGCGTGAACACCCAGCTCAAGGAGATGCAGAACACCTTCACCAACAGCACGACCGGCCAGACAAAGGAGGCTCCGGTGGGCATGGACGGCTACATCCGCCTGCCCCTGATCGAGCCCCTGTTCGCGGTGAACAAGAGCGTGGGCCAGATCCAGCAGGAGGCGCGCGACGCCTACCGCAGGGTCCTGTCTTCGGCGGATGTCTCCGCCGAGCTGCGCCAGATACGCTCCAACATGGTCTATGTGCTGGGCGAAGTGAACCTCTCCGGCATGCACAACATCAACACCCCGACCACCGTGACCCAGGCCATCACCATGGCCGGCGGCTACAAACCCGGAGCGGGGCTCGACTCCGTGGTGCTCATCCGCTCTGACGCATCCGGCCAGCCCTCCGGGCGTCTGGTCGACGTGGCCTCGGTGCTCAAGAAGGGCAACATCATGGAAGACGTGCAACTCAAGCGGTACGACGTCATCTATGTGCCCCCGTCCACGATTCAGAAGCTCAACGACTTCATCCTGTTCTACGTCAGGAACATGATGCCCTTCCCGACGAGCGCCAGCGCCAACGTCGGGTTCAGCTACCTGTGGGGCCCCGCCTCGCTGGGATCCACATCAACACGTGGCACCAGTTTCACTCCGTTCTAATCAGGAGGTCAGCAGATGCGCACACTTCTGGAGGCCCTCTTCAAGCGCCGCACGGAGATCCGAAACATCTTCGTGCTGAGCCTGCTTGTGGCCATCATAGGCAATTACATCGCCACGCCGCAGTACGAAAGCGAGGGCAAAGTGCTCGTCAAGGTGGGACGCGAGGCATCCCTGCCCCCCACGGTGATGACCCAGCCCCTCAACGTCTACTTCACCCGCGCGGACCAGGTGAACACCCAGATCCAGATTCTGGAGAGCCGCGACATGGTCGAGAAGGCGCTCGCAGCGCTCCCGCCCGACCTGCTCAACCGGCCCAAGCCCGAAACCATGATCGGCTGGATCGTCGAGAGCATCCGTTCCGTTCCCAAGCTGATCGTGGGGGCCGGGCGCTTCGTACTGGAAACCCTCCAGCTCATACCCACCCTCTCGGCGGAGCAGCGGCAGGTGCTCGACTTCCAGAAGCGCATCGAGGTGCGCAGGGTCAAGGAATCCGAGGTCATCCGCGTCACCTTCACCGACCCCGACCCCAGGCTGGCCCGCCTCTTCCTGGACGCCTACATGGCCGAATACCTCCAGGCCAGCTCCCTCGCCATGGAGAACCCCGGCTCCTTCAGCTTCTTCACGGCACAGAGGACGGGGGTGCAGCAGGAGCTGCAACAAGCCCAGCAGAAGCTCATCGACTTCCGTAAGGAATGGAACATCTATGACCTGGGCATCCAGAAGGACAAGACGGTCCAGGCTCTCTCCAGGATCAGCAACGACATCATCACCGCCGAACTGGACCTGAGCGCGGCCACCGGCAAGTTCAAGGAGATGGAGAAGACCCCGCTGGCCAACGTGGAGAACGTCCTTCCCGTCGAACTCCGGGAGGATCAGTCCGTGGTCGAGCTGCTCAAGAACCTGGTGCTGCTCAAGGTGCGCCACTCCCAGATGATCCAGAGCCTCGGCGGCGGCCACCCGAGCGTGGCCGCCATCGACGGCGAGATGGCCAGCCTGCGCGGCAGCCTCTACCGCGAGGCCCTGGGCATCCTCAAAAGCAAGGCCAACACCCTGGAACGCAACCTCAATTCCCTGAAGGAGCAGTTGGCCAACGTGAGCCGGACCGCCCAGATCCTCGACGCCAAGGGCATCGAGATGAAGGAGTACGAGGATCAGGTCCAGCTGCTCACCAAGACCTTCTACACCTACTCCGACAAGAGCGAGACATCGCGCATCAACTCCGTCATGGACAAGGAGCGCATCGGCTCCGTCACGCTGGTGCAGCCCGCCAGCGAGCCCCTGCGGCCCGTTTCGCCCAAGCGGCTGCTCAACCTGCTGCTCGGGGCCGTGCTGGGCTTGATACTGGGTGTGGCTTACGCCCTGGGAGCGGAACAGCTCTCGGGAACGGTCAACAATGTGGACGACCTGCGCGTGCTCCTGCAAGGCGCGCCCGTGGTGTTCGTCCCGCAGGACACCGTGATGACGCCCGAGGACGCCGACAGCGTGCTGCGCAACATGCACCTCTTCGGCACGAAATCCTCCACCTAGGGGCTTGGGCCGCGCCGCCAGGCGACACCAGACACTCGCAAGCAACGGGATGACATATGGACATCGTGAAAATGATCAACACGCCGGCCGAAGCCGCTTCGCGGGGCTCAATGCCCTTCGTTCCGTTCGACACCTGTTTCCAGCAGTTGGCCAACCAGATGATGAACTGCCCTGACGGCCAGTCCCCCCCGTGCATCCTGCTGTTCCAGGGCGGGGGCAGGGGTTCTGGGGTGAGCACCATATCGCGCCTGTTCGCCCACTACCTGAGCGAAAAGGTGCTGATGCGGGTGCTGCTCATCGACGCCGACTTCGACAACCCCACGCTGCACAAGATCCACCGCATGCCGCCCTCGCCCGGCTTCGCGGATTACCTCGAAGGCACGCGCGGGCCGGACATAGCGCAGAGCATCGGCAACCTCTCCGTGATGGCCGCGGGCGACAAGTCCCTGCTGCCCAGGACCCTGCTGTCCGGCCGCAGCGACTTCAAGGCCCGCCTGCGCGAACTGGGCAAGGAATATGAGATGATCATCCTGGACGCGGCCCCCATCACCACCTGCCCGGAGACCTTCAGCTTGGCCTCCTGCACGGACGGGGTGATCTTCGTGGCCAAGTCGGAGAAAACCCGCAAGGCCGTGGTGCACGCCACCATGAACCAGCTGCACCTGGCCCGGGCGAAGGTGGTGGGCGGAGTGCTCAACTTCCGGCGCTTCCACATCCCGACCTGGCTCTATCACTAGGCCGGCGGGACAGGGAGCCGCGATGGGACTCACAGCAGCCGAGGTCAGGCGCGCCGCGCGCAGCCTGCTCCCGGACTCGTTCCACGACCTGTTTCTGGACGTGATCAGCTACGTGTCCAACCACGTTGTCTGCCACGTTCCGAGCCATTGGTTCAGGTTGTGGTTCTACCGCAACATCATGCGCTGGGCCATCGGCAAGGACACCTCCCTGCACGAGCGTCTGCGCATCCACGGCGTGCCTGGACCCGGCGTGAGCATAGGAGACAACACCTGCATCGGGGCGGACCTGTTCCTGGCCGGGGTCGGATATCCCGGCGGCGGGCTGACCATCGGCAACAACGTCAACATCGCCATGCAGGTGTTCATCGGCGTCGGGGGCCACAAAATAGGCTGCGCGGAGGGGTTCGCCATGCAGATGCGCCCGGTCGTCATCGAGGACCACGCAGTCATCTACGCGCGCTCCATGGTGATCATGTGCAGAATCGGCCGGGGGGCCGTCGTGCTCCCCGGGGCCGTGGTGGTCAAGGACGTGGAGCCCTTCACCATCGTCGGGGGGGTCCCGGCCGAGCCCTTGGGCAAACGGGAGCCCCAGGAAGACCCGAACTACCTCCTCAACTGGCGCTGGCGTTTCCATTAGCGCCATCCGGGGGATCAAGCCATGCTATCCTCTCTCAAGCACATCGCGCCCATGGTGCTTCTGGCGGCGGCCGCCGGGCTGGCCCCCCTGTTCATGCCGGTCGGCCAGCCCAACGCCTACATCTTCCTGGTGCTGGTCATGGCCGGGATCACGGCCCTGATCGCCTTCAGCAGGACGGGCTACGTCAGGAACATGCTGCTCTTCACGGTGGGATTCGCCCTGGTGTTCAACCCCAGGAAGTTCTTCGTCGGAGAGGACTACTACCTCTTCCTGGGCGGCATTCCAGCCTATTACGTCAGCCTCATGGACCTCTGCCTCCTGGCGCTGCTGTTCGTTGCCCCGGCCGGGGAGAAAAGCCAGGGAGCCCGCGCTCCGTTGCCGAAGGTCCAGCTGGTGCTGCTCGGCGTCTATTTTCTCACCCTGCTCCTGTCGCTCTACAATGCCATCGACTCCGAACTGGTCTTCACCCAGTTCGTGTTCGAGCTCAAATGCTGCCTGCTCTTTCTCATCGTGGCCTTCCACCTGGACAACATGGACAGCGACACGGTCTTCGAGCGATCCCTCCTGCCCATGTTCTACGGCCTCGGCGCCAGCCTGATCCTTGAGTTCGCGGTCGTCCTGGCCGAGTACGTGAACGCACTGCCGGATTCCTTTTCCTTCCTGGGCATCCAGGTGGCCGGATTCAGGGAGAAGCTCGGGGCGGACCTCGTGCTGCGCGTAGGCGGCACCTACCGCCACCCCAACTATCTGGCCGTGCCCATGGCCGCGCTGCTCATGCCGGTTTCCGTCATGGCCCTTTCCACCCGTGGCGCGAAGAGGCTGCTCTTCCTGCTCGCGGCGGGCAGCGCCTTCGCCTCCCTGCTGCTGACCCTCTCGCGCGGCGGCTTCCTGGCCGCGGCGTCCACGGTCGTCGTCTTCCTCGTTCTGATCGCATGCACGCCCCAGGGCCGGGCCTGGGTCAAGCGCCACAGCAAGCTGCTGGCGGGCATGACGGCCGCCGCCCTGGTGGTTCTGGCGAGCCTTTCCGGCCAGATATACGACAAGATAGTCCTCTCGGACCCGGTGAACATCTCCGCGCGCGCCGACCTGAACAACCTGGCGATAAGCATGATCGAGACATTCCCGGTAGTCGGAGTCGGCCTCAACAACTTCAACATGGCCGGGCCCGAGTTCGGGTATTACAACATCTACGAGGCAGCAGCCGGCCTGGCCCCGGTGGTGCACAACATCTACCTGCTCATGGCCTCCGAAATCGGGCTGCTCGGCCTGGGAGCCTACCTGCTCTTCCTCCTGTCCGTCGCCGTGTTCGGCTGGAACGCCTTCAAGCGGGAGGGCGGGGGCGAGCACGCGCTGTTGCTGGCCGCGCTTCTGTCCGGCCTGTCGGGATATTTCGTGGCCGACATGTTCGGCCCGAGTCTGCGCAAGCTGGAAATCGCCAGCCAGCTCTGGTGGCACCTGGGCGTGATCGTGCTGCTGTCCAGGGCGATCCTGGCGGCTCCCGCAGCCGGTGAAGGACGCCGCTGATGGCCAGGGAACGCCACCCGGACCTGGACATCGGGAGGGGCCTACTGATGCTCTTCCTGGTGTTCAACCACTCCTACAACATGCAGTTCCCGGCCGGAAACGACTGGTACATCTTCTTGTATCACGTCAGTTACTGGTACCAGATGCAGTTCTTCTTCTTCATCACGGGCATCACCATGGCCTTGAGCGGGCTCCCGAAGACCCTGGACGACTACGCGGCATTCCTGAAAAAAAGATTCTGGCGGCTCATACCGGCCTACGTCGTCATGGCGACCATCATCTTCGCCGGGAAGATGACCGTGCAGAGCATCGGCAACGTGGGCGAGCCTCTGTCGGGCTTCAGCGCATACCTCACCGTGTTCATCTCGCCGAAAACGAGCCCGTACGCCTCGTTCCTGTGGTTCATCTACGTGCTGTTCCTGTTCAGCGCCGTCGCCCCACCCCTGCTGCGCCTGGCCCGCGGCCGGGCCGAGCTGTTGATCCTTCCGGCGCTGGTGCTCCACTTCCTGCCGCTGCCGGACTTCCTGGCGCTCAACCTGTGCGGAAGGTACTTCATCTTCCTGGTGTTGGGGATCGCCGTATACGACCATTACCCCGCCTATCTGCGCATCGTGGACAAGTACGTGTGGCTGCTCCTGCTCGTCTTCGCCGGGATGTGCGCCCTGGCGGTGAACGTGACCATGAACGACTTCCCCGTATCCGTATGCGCCATCCCCGCGCTGCACGGGCTCTGCCGGACCGGCCCGGTGGTCCGCTCCCGGTTACTGGCCCTGCTCGGGCAGTACATGTACCCGATCTATCTGTTCAACACGATCTTCATCAACGTGGCCAGGGGGCTGATCCTTCGTTTCGTATCCTGGGACGGCCACGCCTTTCTCCTGATCCTGCCCGTGCTGATGACCGTCGGCATCTGGGGACCAATCTGGACGCAGCGCAATGTGATTCCGCGCATTCCACTGTTGCGGAAAGTGTTCACATGATCCTTCCGCCCTTTGCGCATGCCAGGGCCGGGGGAGTATTTCGGTAACGCATTGAAGGTGCATGGCAATGGCGAAACTGCTCAAGACAGGCGCGGGGCTGTTCCTGGCCCGGGTGCTGCAGCCGTTGTTCTCCTTCGTGCTGTTCTGGTACTGCGCCAGACGCTTGAGCCTGGAGGACTTCGGCCTCTACATCCTGCTCATGAGCCTGATCCTGGTTTTCCAGGCCGTGGCCACGCTGGGCCTGGGCCCGATGCTCACACGCGAGATCTCGGTGGACAAGGAGCACGGCCCGCAATGGATCGGGGCCTCGCTCGCCGTGATGCTTCCGGGTTCGCTGCTGGCCTGGGCGCTGTTCGTGGCCTTCACCGTTGCCGCGGGCTACTCCCCGGGGATGGTGCAGGGCGCGGCCATCGTAGGTGCGGGCTTGCCCGGGGCCGTCCTTGGCCAGGTCGCAGAATCGGCCTTCATCGCGCAGGGCCGCTCCAAGCCAATGGTCGCGCTCAGCGCGCTGGAGAACGGGCTGCGCGTCGGAGCCAGCGTGGCCGCCTTGACCCTGGGGTATGGCCTACAATCGCTGCTGGTCATTCACGTGGTCTCGCGCAGCCTCTCCGGCATCTGCGCCCTGCTGATGCTGCGGGACGGGCGCCCCGGCCTGGCGGTTCTCAGCCGCGAGAAGGCCCGGGCGCTGCTGCGCGGCATTCCCTCCTTCGGCATGATGGTCCTGGTTGCGACGTTCTATTTCCGCATGGACATCATCGTGGTCTCGCTGTTCATGGGGGAGGCCGCCGCCGGAATCTACGGCGCAGCCATGCGTCTGGTGTCGCTGACCTTCCTCATGCCGGAGAGCCTCGTGGCCGCCATCTACCCCGCCCTCTCCCGGACCATGCACGCCACTGACGGGCACGCCCGGGAGCTGACCCGCTTCAGCGCCGGGCTGCTGGCCGTGGTGTGCACGGCCGTCAGCCTGTTCCTGTACGGGGCCAGCAGCCAACTGGTGCCGTTGCTGTTCGGCCCCGGCTTCGTGCAGGCGGGAGGGCTGCTGGCAGTGCTCGCCTTCATGCTGCCCCTGCACGCGATCAACGGCCTCCTGGGCTTCCTGCTTCAATCCTGCCGCAAGGAGCGCACGGCCCTGAGGATCGTTTCCTGGGGCACGGCAGGCACCCTGGCCCTGTACATTCTCGGCGTGCGCCTGGGGGGGCTGGAGGGCGCGGCCTGGGCCGGGCTGATCGCCATGGGTTCCATCGCGCTGTTTCACATGTGGTACGTGGGAACCAGGATATTCCCCTTGGGGCTCGCCTCCGCAATGGCCCTGTCGCTCCCGGGCGCTGTTTCTGGGATCGCCGTGGGATTCTGGCTGCCCCCCGTGGCATCGGCCCTGGCCGCTCCGGCCCTGTTCCTGGGCTGGCTCGCGCTCGTGGGGGTGCTGCGCCCGGCCCCGCTGCGCTGCGCCTTGCGCTTGTTCGCTGAGAGAGGAGGTGCGCCGTGCGCATCCTCATCCTGAGCCCCGTGTTCCCGCTGCCGCCCACTACGGGCACCAGGGTGCGCCTGGCCGGGCTTATCCGCGCGCTCAAGGCCAACGGCAACGAGATCGGTTTCGTGGGCAACGTCACCGCCGGGGAGCGCGAGCACATCACCGAATGCCGGAGCTGGTTCAGCGATCTGGAACTGCGCACCGTGGGCGCGACCGGAGCGCAGGCCGCCCCCCTGGGCGACAAGCTGGCCCGGCTGGCGCGGGTGGCGGCCATGTGCCTGACGGGCACCCCCCTGTTCGCCGCCCTGGTGCGCCACCCCTTCCACGAGCGGGCCGTGCGGAAGCTGGCTCCCGGGTACGACGCGCTGCTGGTGGAGTTCTTCTTCATGGCCCTGAACGCGCCCGAAGACGTGCTGGAGGCCCTGGGGCCCCGTGCCGCCCTTGTGGAGCACGACATCTCCTTCGTGCCCAAGCGACGGGCTTTCCAGGTGGCGCCCTGGCCGGGCAAGCTGCTCCTGTGGCTGCGCTACAGGCTCTGGAAACTGGAGGAGACGCGCCAGCTGCGCCGGTTCCGCACGGTGGTGGCCATGTCCGGGCACGACGCCGGCGAATTGCGCGCCCTGGCCCCGCAGGCCCGGGTGATCGTCGCGCCCAACGGCGTGGACACGGCCTCCATCAGGCCCTCTCCCGGCCCCCGCCCCATGGGCAGTACCTCGCTGCTGTTCGTGGGCGGCATGGGGCACGCCCCCAACCTGGACGCCGTCCGGCATTTCGTGCGCGAACACATGCCCCTGCTGCGGCGCGCGGTGCCCGGCGTGAGCCTGACCGTGGCGGGGGATACGGCCGGGATGGACCTCTCGGACCTGGCCGGGCCGGACGTGCGCTTCACGGGCTTCGTGGAGGATCTGGCCCCGCTCTACGCTGGATGCGCCGCCTCCGTCGCTCCCTTCCGCATCGGCGGCGGGACTCGCCTGAAGATTCTGGAGTCCATGGCGGCGGGGCTGCCGGTCATCACCAGCGCGGTGGGCGCCGAGGGCCTGCCTCTCGAGCACCGCAAGTCGGCGCTGTTCGCGGAAGGCCCCGCTGAGACGCTGGCGGCGCTGCGCGCCCTCCGGGAGGAGCCGGGGCTGGCCGACGCCCTTTCGGAGGAGGCCCGGAGGCTGTGCGTGGAGCGGTTCGACTGGACGGCCATAGCCGCCGGGTTGGAGCGCGACCTGAAAAAACAGATGGAGACACACCGTGCCCACTAATCCCGAGACGACTTTCCTGCAGAAGGTGGAGGCGCTCTTCGGGCAGTCCTCCCCAGGCATCCAGGCCAACACCTTCGGCTCCGTGCTCTGCGGCAAGCTGGGCCTGCCGTACAGCGCCCGGCCGTGGATGATGCAGGTGGAGGTCACCAACCGCTGCAACATCAACTGCACCTTCTGCTCCCGCCACTCCACCGAGCTCAAGCTGGGGGACATGGACCCCGCCCTGTGCGACAAGGTCGTGGAGCTCTCGGGGACGGTGCAGGAGATAGCGCTGTTCGGCTACGGCGAGCCCATCATGTCCAGGGCCTTCCACGACATGCTGCCCAGGCTCCGCTGCGGGCGGGTGGGCTTCTTCACCAACGGCCTGCTCATGGACGCGAAGATGTACCGCAGGATCGTCTCCCGCTCCGCAAGGCCCCTTGCCTACGTGGTCTTCTCCGTGGACGGGGCCACTGCGGAGACCTACGAGTCCATCCGCGCTGGTTCCGATTTCGGCAAGGTCTGGGGCAACCTGCGCGAAGTGGTCAAGGAGCGCGACGCCTCGGGCTCCTCCCGGCCCCATATCCACATCGAGTTCGTGACCATGCGCGGCAACGTGGCCGAGCTGCCCGCGCTGGTGCGCATGGCGGACGAGGCCGGGGTGGACGCCATCAAGGCCTCCCACCTGGTGGCCTGGGACGAGGACATGGCCGCCCAGAGCCTGCTGGGGGACCCGGCCCTGTGCGCCGAGAGTTTCGCGCAGGCGGCCATGGAGGCCCGGGACCGCCGCATCCGCCTGGAGCTGCCGAAAATTTTCGGACAGACACCCGCCCCGGCGGCCCTGCCTCCCTGCCGCTACCCCTGGCAGTACGCCATGATATCCTTCGAGGGCGACGTCCGGGCCTGCTGCTTCGCCCCGCAGTACGTCATGGGCAACCTGCGCGAACAATCCTTCGACGCCATCTGGAACGGCGGAGGCTACCGCAAGCTGCGCAAGGCCCTGCACGGCGACAAGAATCCCCTGCCGTGCCTGCGTTGCGAGGAGCGCTTCCGCCACACCGCGTCTCCCGACGAGAACGCGACATACCTCAAGCTCGTGCCGAGGCAGAAATGAACGCCAAACACCTCTTTGCCTGCGCCGCAGTCCTGCTGGCCCTGCCCCTCCTGTGCGTCAATGCGCGCGCGGCGGGCCAGCAATCCAACGAACCCGTGAACACGCAGGGGCTGAGCCGCCAGGGCGAGGTCTACGAGCGCCACGTGAAGAACCCGCAAGAGGAGAAGTGGAAATTCCCCACGGCCGGACCCCAGACGGAGTTCCGGTCCGACCAGGTCTACCAAGCCTTCCCCCAGACTGGAGCCGTGTTCAGGCAGGGCATGGAAATCACCCTGGGCTGGCACCCCGCCGGGACCGACCCCTCAGCGGTGGCCCGCTACGAAGTCTCCGTGGACCGCGAGGGGGGCTTGCGCGAAACCCTGCGCCCGGGCCTGAGCGCCGAGGGCAAGACCAACACCGCCATCTACCAGGCCAGGCAGCCGGGCCGGTACGTCTGGCAGGTGTGGGCCTACATGCGCAACGGCCTCATCATACCGAGCGTGCTGCGCACTTTCGTCGTTTTGAAATGAACGCGCCGTCCGTATCGGTCATCGTGGTCAACTACCGGACCCCGGAGTTGACCCTGGCCTGCCTGGAGAGCGTGTGGCGGCACACGGACCCCGGCCGCACGGAAGCCATCGTGGTGGACAACGCCTCCGGCCCCGTGAGCCTGGAGGCGCTCGAAGCGGCCCCGGGCCCCGTGCAGATCGTCGTCTCGGGCCGCAACCGGGGCTTCGGCGGGGGCTGCAACCTGGGCGCGCGCCACGCGCGGGGCGAGTACCTGTTCTTTCTCAACTCCGACGCCGCGCTCCAGGAGGACACGCCCGGCATCCTGGCCCGCTTCCTGGACACCCGGCCGGACGCCGCCGTGGCCGGGAGCGCGCTCATAGGGCCGGACGGGGCCCCGCAGCACGCGGCGGCGCGATTTCCGGGCTTGCTTCGCATCCTGGCCGGCAGGGACTTCCTGGCTGATCGCTTGAGGCGGGTGTGGCCCCGCGCGGCCGAGGCCCTGGCCTTCTTCCACGGTCCAACGGAATTCGACGAACCAACGAGGGTGGATTGGGTTGTCGGCGCGGCCATGATGGTCCGCCGCACGGATTTTGAAGCCGCAGGTGGCTTTGACGAATCCATATTTCTCTACGGGGAGGAGTTGGAGCTGCAG
This genomic stretch from Fundidesulfovibrio soli harbors:
- a CDS encoding CpsD/CapB family tyrosine-protein kinase yields the protein MDIVKMINTPAEAASRGSMPFVPFDTCFQQLANQMMNCPDGQSPPCILLFQGGGRGSGVSTISRLFAHYLSEKVLMRVLLIDADFDNPTLHKIHRMPPSPGFADYLEGTRGPDIAQSIGNLSVMAAGDKSLLPRTLLSGRSDFKARLRELGKEYEMIILDAAPITTCPETFSLASCTDGVIFVAKSEKTRKAVVHATMNQLHLARAKVVGGVLNFRRFHIPTWLYH
- a CDS encoding GumC family protein; translated protein: MRTLLEALFKRRTEIRNIFVLSLLVAIIGNYIATPQYESEGKVLVKVGREASLPPTVMTQPLNVYFTRADQVNTQIQILESRDMVEKALAALPPDLLNRPKPETMIGWIVESIRSVPKLIVGAGRFVLETLQLIPTLSAEQRQVLDFQKRIEVRRVKESEVIRVTFTDPDPRLARLFLDAYMAEYLQASSLAMENPGSFSFFTAQRTGVQQELQQAQQKLIDFRKEWNIYDLGIQKDKTVQALSRISNDIITAELDLSAATGKFKEMEKTPLANVENVLPVELREDQSVVELLKNLVLLKVRHSQMIQSLGGGHPSVAAIDGEMASLRGSLYREALGILKSKANTLERNLNSLKEQLANVSRTAQILDAKGIEMKEYEDQVQLLTKTFYTYSDKSETSRINSVMDKERIGSVTLVQPASEPLRPVSPKRLLNLLLGAVLGLILGVAYALGAEQLSGTVNNVDDLRVLLQGAPVVFVPQDTVMTPEDADSVLRNMHLFGTKSST
- a CDS encoding polysaccharide biosynthesis/export family protein, encoding MNTKTIKILSLLLLVLFMACSCSNGGPRPSMDLKKLPTAPAQPEEVNASTYELGPGDIVGFTFLSRIQQKDDPYLLQRGDTLLVEYHRLEYLNRNIVIRPDGMVSVPYLDELRAADISPSAFSAKLVEGYKRKRIFQNPEITVSVVSVNTQLKEMQNTFTNSTTGQTKEAPVGMDGYIRLPLIEPLFAVNKSVGQIQQEARDAYRRVLSSADVSAELRQIRSNMVYVLGEVNLSGMHNINTPTTVTQAITMAGGYKPGAGLDSVVLIRSDASGQPSGRLVDVASVLKKGNIMEDVQLKRYDVIYVPPSTIQKLNDFILFYVRNMMPFPTSASANVGFSYLWGPASLGSTSTRGTSFTPF
- a CDS encoding sugar transferase; this encodes MFEQRCNSYLRNAKLCHAVSVFFSLFTVLIIFNSDAYNAVVGNSGYVEIRTLIQSMCYCSIALIINYIIFNNSFNNDQLVCIPTIDELVRCFIIATIATSLVLFIIDSIVSHQIFSPLAVVSYLVVGTAFHSFLINTSYLTIKKFNSSKKNRRIVLMVGSNRHAVEMARFFEENQILGFYNLGFVDDENHSDGEARLLSTLDKFEDVIRNNVIDFIFIHLPIRSYYDSISTIIEKAECQGIAVHYLSNIFEPRKSKLEASRVGSVHSIVLHTAPTEDWRIRTKRVIDVIMAIIGIIVTLPIMAISALIIKITDRGPIIFKQKRVGYNKRIFNVYKLRTMCVGAERMKTDVDHLNEMDGPVFKIKCDPRITRFGRFLRKYSIDELPQFFNVLQGDMSIVGPRAMALTDYQGFSEDWQRRRFSMRPGLTCYWQIRGRNKLPFNEWMRLDMEYIDNWNLLEDFKIMLLTIPEIFRGGGI
- a CDS encoding acyltransferase, with product MGLTAAEVRRAARSLLPDSFHDLFLDVISYVSNHVVCHVPSHWFRLWFYRNIMRWAIGKDTSLHERLRIHGVPGPGVSIGDNTCIGADLFLAGVGYPGGGLTIGNNVNIAMQVFIGVGGHKIGCAEGFAMQMRPVVIEDHAVIYARSMVIMCRIGRGAVVLPGAVVVKDVEPFTIVGGVPAEPLGKREPQEDPNYLLNWRWRFH